A single Clostridium sp. AN503 DNA region contains:
- a CDS encoding AIR synthase-related protein produces the protein MMRKIERENSGGLRAGQDLVVAGFAGQMGSAIIAAAKRQELLAWFSAEYLDTIEPADYISGEGQRRGLEFWSAFGAAECEPVGEGGILTAIWNLTGAYETGVAFSLRKIPVRQETIEICERFELNPYRLYSPGCYLLTAENGGQLADKLAEQQIPAQVIGKVNHGIAREMKVQDDWGFLERPQPDEIYKVIPDFQVR, from the coding sequence ATGATGCGGAAAATTGAACGTGAGAACTCCGGCGGCCTGCGGGCTGGTCAGGATCTGGTGGTGGCCGGTTTTGCAGGACAGATGGGGAGCGCTATTATCGCAGCCGCAAAGAGGCAGGAGCTCCTTGCGTGGTTTTCCGCCGAATACCTGGATACGATAGAACCGGCAGATTACATCAGTGGCGAAGGGCAGCGGCGGGGGCTGGAGTTCTGGTCCGCTTTTGGCGCTGCGGAATGTGAACCGGTGGGGGAAGGCGGGATACTTACCGCGATCTGGAACCTGACGGGAGCATATGAGACCGGCGTGGCATTTTCCCTGCGAAAGATTCCGGTCAGGCAGGAGACCATAGAGATCTGCGAACGATTTGAACTGAATCCGTACAGGCTCTACAGCCCGGGATGTTATCTGCTGACAGCGGAGAACGGCGGACAGTTGGCAGACAAGCTGGCAGAGCAGCAGATCCCGGCCCAGGTCATTGGAAAAGTGAACCACGGTATCGCGCGGGAGATGAAGGTGCAGGACGACTGGGGGTTCCTGGAGCGTCCGCAGCCTGACGAGATCTACAAAGTAATACCGGATTTCCAGGTCAGGTAG
- a CDS encoding aminotransferase class I/II-fold pyridoxal phosphate-dependent enzyme translates to MRNPLSDKIVAIPPSGIRKFFDIVSEMKDAISLGVGEPDFDTPWHIREEGIYSLEKGRTFYTSNAGLKELKVEIHNYLRRRCDVTYDADTEIMVTVGGSEAIDIAMRAMINPGDEVLIPQPSYVSYLPCAVLADGVPVVIELEEKDQFRLTPEKLLEKLTPKSKILVLPFPNNPTGAIMEREDLEKIAKIVEERDLFVISDEIYAELTYGAEKHVSIASLPGMKERTVLINGFSKAYAMTGWRLGYACAPSAILSQMLKIHQYAIMCAPTTSQYAAVSALRDGDADVQHMRESYDQRRRYLIHAFEEMGLECFEPLGAFYMFPSIKRFGMTSDEFATRLLQEEKVAVVPGTAFGDSGEGYLRVSYAYSLKSLKEALGRIERFVNRLDGKA, encoded by the coding sequence GTGAGAAATCCATTAAGTGATAAGATCGTTGCGATTCCGCCGTCCGGGATCCGCAAATTTTTTGATATTGTAAGTGAGATGAAGGATGCAATCTCCCTGGGCGTAGGCGAGCCGGATTTTGACACGCCCTGGCATATCCGGGAGGAGGGCATCTATTCCCTGGAAAAAGGGCGTACCTTCTATACGTCCAATGCGGGGCTTAAGGAATTAAAAGTTGAGATACATAATTATCTGCGCCGCAGGTGTGATGTGACCTATGATGCGGATACGGAGATCATGGTGACAGTGGGCGGCAGCGAAGCCATAGATATCGCTATGAGGGCTATGATCAACCCTGGGGATGAGGTATTGATCCCCCAGCCCAGCTATGTATCCTATCTGCCCTGCGCAGTGCTGGCAGACGGCGTACCGGTGGTGATCGAGCTGGAGGAGAAGGACCAGTTCCGCCTGACCCCGGAAAAACTTCTGGAGAAATTGACTCCCAAGTCCAAGATCCTGGTGCTCCCATTTCCAAACAACCCTACTGGAGCGATCATGGAGCGCGAAGATCTGGAAAAGATCGCAAAGATCGTGGAGGAACGTGATCTGTTTGTGATCTCCGATGAGATTTACGCGGAACTGACCTATGGAGCGGAGAAGCATGTATCGATCGCGTCTCTTCCTGGTATGAAGGAGCGGACAGTCCTGATCAACGGATTTTCCAAGGCCTATGCTATGACCGGCTGGCGGCTGGGTTATGCCTGTGCGCCGAGCGCGATCTTGAGCCAGATGCTCAAGATCCACCAGTATGCGATCATGTGTGCGCCGACTACCAGCCAGTATGCGGCGGTGAGCGCGCTGCGTGACGGTGACGCCGATGTGCAGCATATGCGGGAGTCCTACGACCAGAGGCGCCGTTATCTGATCCATGCTTTTGAGGAGATGGGGCTGGAGTGCTTTGAACCGTTGGGGGCATTTTACATGTTCCCCAGCATTAAGCGGTTTGGGATGACTTCAGACGAATTTGCAACCCGTCTTTTACAGGAGGAGAAGGTTGCTGTAGTTCCTGGTACGGCTTTTGGCGATTCTGGAGAAGGGTATCTGCGCGTGTCCTATGCGTATTCTTTAAAGAGCTTAAAGGAAGCTTTGGGAAGGATCGAACGATTTGTGAACCGGCTGGATGGGAAAGCATAG
- a CDS encoding Lrp/AsnC family transcriptional regulator, whose amino-acid sequence MREKILAVIEKNSRIDIHDLAILLGESEAAVANEIADMEKEHIICGYHTLINWDNTSEEKVNALIEVKVTPQRGMGFDKLAERIYQYSEVNSLYLMAGAFDFMVIIEGKTMRQVAQFVSDRLAPLDSVLSTATHFVLKKYKDHGTVLSDEIQDERMLITP is encoded by the coding sequence ATGAGAGAGAAAATTTTGGCAGTTATCGAAAAGAACAGCAGAATCGACATCCATGACCTGGCGATTCTTTTAGGGGAAAGTGAAGCCGCGGTCGCCAACGAGATTGCCGACATGGAAAAAGAGCATATCATCTGTGGCTACCATACCCTGATCAACTGGGACAACACCAGCGAGGAAAAGGTAAACGCTCTGATCGAGGTCAAGGTCACCCCTCAGCGCGGCATGGGATTTGACAAGCTGGCGGAACGGATCTACCAGTACAGTGAGGTGAATTCCCTGTACCTGATGGCAGGAGCATTTGATTTCATGGTCATCATTGAGGGCAAGACCATGCGCCAGGTGGCTCAGTTCGTCTCCGACAGGCTGGCTCCGCTGGATTCTGTTTTAAGCACGGCAACCCATTTTGTTTTAAAAAAATATAAGGACCACGGCACTGTTTTAAGCGACGAGATCCAGGATGAAAGGATGCTGATTACACCGTGA
- a CDS encoding tRNA (cytidine(34)-2'-O)-methyltransferase yields the protein MNVVLYEPEMPLNTGNIGRTCVATNTRLHLIEPLGFKLNEKAIHRAGLDYWDKLDVTVYSDFGDFLQRNPGAKIYMATTKAPKVYTEASYEPDCYLMFGKESAGIPEEILVEHKEDCVRIPMWGDIRSLNLANSVAIVLYEALRQNGFEKMRLEGHLHRLEWKD from the coding sequence ATGAATGTTGTTTTATACGAGCCGGAAATGCCGCTCAATACAGGCAATATCGGCCGCACCTGTGTGGCGACCAACACCAGGCTGCATTTGATCGAGCCGTTGGGTTTTAAGCTGAATGAAAAGGCGATTCACCGGGCTGGGCTGGATTACTGGGACAAGCTGGATGTGACGGTCTATAGTGACTTCGGGGATTTCCTGCAGAGGAATCCAGGGGCAAAGATCTATATGGCGACTACCAAAGCGCCGAAGGTGTATACGGAGGCTTCCTATGAACCGGATTGCTATCTGATGTTCGGCAAGGAGAGCGCGGGCATTCCGGAGGAGATCCTGGTAGAGCACAAGGAGGACTGCGTGCGGATCCCCATGTGGGGGGATATCCGGTCGTTGAATCTGGCGAACTCCGTGGCGATTGTGTTGTATGAAGCGCTGAGGCAGAATGGGTTTGAGAAGATGAGGCTGGAGGGGCATCTGCACAGGCTGGAGTGGAAGGATTGA